The following proteins are encoded in a genomic region of Nicotiana sylvestris chromosome 4, ASM39365v2, whole genome shotgun sequence:
- the LOC138890576 gene encoding uncharacterized protein produces MMQQVIGSTAKINERVDAHDAAIKNIEVQVGQISMSLNNRPQGTQPADTQINPKDQGPKQLMAETEKVAEAVEESVVKIVAEKEKSQVIGKKRPLAPFPQRLAKHQKEEQYKKFFEMLKQIQVNIPLIEALKEMPGYAKMMKDLMSRKFDFQDLDTVTLTQTCSAVVTRPVAEKLSDPGSFTIPCTIGNFAFAKALCDLGANINLMPLVIYKRLGIGRARPTSMLL; encoded by the exons atgatgcagcaggttattgggtccacTGCGAAGATAAATgagagagtagatgcacatgatgcagctatcaaaaatattgaagtgcagGTGGGCCAAATTTCAATGTCTCTGAATAATCGTCCTCAAGGAACGCAACCTGCAGATACCCAAATCAATCCTAAAGATCAGggcccgaagcagctgatggcg GAGACCGAGAAAGTTGCTGAAGCAGTTGAAGAGTCAGTAGTAAAGATAGTAGCTGAGAAAGAAAAGTCCCAAGTGATTGGGAAGAAAAGACCTCTTGCACCATTTCCACAGAGGTTGGCTAAACACCAAAAGGAGGAGCAATACAAAAAGTTCTTTGAGATGCTCAAGCAAAttcaggtaaatattccattgatcgAAGCTTTAAAGGAGATGCCTGGATACGCAAAAATGATGAAAGACTTAATGTCCCGGAAATTTGACTTCCAAGACTTGGATACAGTGACACTTACTCAGACGTGCAGTGCAGTGGTAACTAGACCTGTTGCTGAAAAGCTCTCAGATCCCGGGAGTTTTACTATTCCATGTACTATTGGAAACTTTGCTTTTGCGAAAGCACTCTGTGATTTAGGGGCCAACATTAATCTTATGCCCTTGGTCATTTACAAGAGGTTGGGCATTGGGAGAGCTAGACCCACATCTATGCTGTTGTAG